A genomic region of Corticium candelabrum chromosome 22, ooCorCand1.1, whole genome shotgun sequence contains the following coding sequences:
- the LOC134197645 gene encoding uncharacterized protein LOC134197645 yields the protein MRYPAGTFSLTSCRVLNIDGCANTFPSPDWLAALLERQTQSSSLDDGARALSLSGSCKINYIKLSCTHPTCGSNGRLQGYLSSTQCHNVANCISDSETRKLFSTVNLCDDLGTLKHSSVCAGETESCTSGAASTTYYVGISIAWSMLALIKNCL from the exons ATGAGATACCCTGCAGGAACATTTTCTCTAACCAGCTGCCGAGTTTTGAACATCGACGGGTGCGCGAATACTTTCCCGTCACCGGACTGGCTTGCTGCCCTATTAGAACGTCAAACACAGTCAAGTTCTCTTGACGACGGAGCAAGAGCACTATCCCTCTCGGGCAGTTGCAAGATCAATTACATCAAACTATCTTGCACTCATCCTACATGCGGATCTAATGGACGTCTACAAGGTTACCTAAGCTCAACTCAATGCCACAACGTCGCAAACTG CATCAGTGACAGCGAAACTCGAAAGCTTTTTTCTACTGTCAATCTATGTGACGATTTGGGGACGCTAAAGCATTCGAGCGTTTGTGCTGGAGAAACCGAATCGTGCACGTCGGGAGCTGCTAGCACTACTTACTACGTTGGGATTTCTATTGCATGGTCGATGTTGGCTCTCATCAAGAACTGCTTGTAA